CCACGATCTGTCAACAGACCCAGAGGTGTCCGTGGCGCTCGACTCCGGCGGTCAGGAAGCCAAGCGCTGGAAGGCAGCCACTTCCGGCCATGTGATTGTCCTCGATCCTCAAGGGCGGCTACGTTTCCGCGGCGGGATTACTCCAGGACGGGGACAACAAGGGAGCAGCCTGGGAAGTCAGCGAATTATGCAGATGATTCAGGAAGCTTCCCGTTCAGTCGGAGTTGACGGCAGCCGGGCGTTCGAGAGGGACGGGAAGAAAACCTCAGGTGAACCCATGCAGGTGGTGGTGACGGCTCCTGTTTATGGCTGCCCCCTGTGGACACCGGGAAGCGAGGGGAGCGGCAGAGGTCTTGCAGGGGATGATCCAGAAGAGGCCCGCGGACAGGCATCAGACCGCCGGCATGAACCATTTTGACCGAGTGCGTCCGGTATACTAGGCCATTCCCGGAGTTGGAGCTATGGAACTTCGCGATTCCGCGTCCGTAGAGGGAAAGGCATCGGCAGGTCGAGAAGAGTGCGAAGGCGGTCCAGATCGGTTCGCGTCTCCAGCCGAGCGACCAACTTCTGGCGGACGGGAGCGCCGCGTCGAGGAACTGGTCGCTGCGGAACTGTCCCTGATCCACCGCCGGACGGATCGGCTATTTGCGGGCTTGCTGGTCTGCGAGTGGCTTGCGGCGATCGCCTTGGCCATCT
This genomic interval from Thermogemmata fonticola contains the following:
- a CDS encoding thioredoxin domain-containing protein; translated protein: MVTTAGRIGWCAVTLLWVGLAAYGFGLWSAYEQRPGEIPDAADGTASFSGPTGVWRVLMFVHPHCPCSQASVLELRRLLHQLAGTAAVGSVQAVVFVVRPPDAPAGWEQGELLHDLSTDPEVSVALDSGGQEAKRWKAATSGHVIVLDPQGRLRFRGGITPGRGQQGSSLGSQRIMQMIQEASRSVGVDGSRAFERDGKKTSGEPMQVVVTAPVYGCPLWTPGSEGSGRGLAGDDPEEARGQASDRRHEPF